One Mercurialis annua linkage group LG3, ddMerAnnu1.2, whole genome shotgun sequence DNA window includes the following coding sequences:
- the LOC126672225 gene encoding uncharacterized protein LOC126672225, producing MEEGLVAACSQLRLTEDEQETITLEDVIDENAEEKAELSLLDKNRILRDGPWNFDKQLILFEPMSGNMQPNNMVLNYCPVWVRIYNLPMNCRGRAAVSKIGSKLGKIVEVDGNSGDCNRYGRVRVNLDVSKPMIRGTKVINPLGEQCWIPFKYERLQNFCYWCGMLDHLVADCEEKPRETEVSDWPYGPGLRATPCKRSLMGNRQYTKPVLRDLAGQTMSGSHSDNGEGERAARRSLNLNDNTVVDSAVRVNFLPQQQVVNHVHGEGDDIIQAVLNEDGGGIADGLVEVCVQQIQPGEGSRGNVKKVAAGVQPNAEKKHGKEGSWTRSKVIKTAGPSDKEGTKKKLPTKRDRSMTVGEDSIDLFSKKFRDGLSDQFENIEISVETGEQSRRTQ from the exons ATGGAGGAAGGGCTTGTTGCGGCGTGTTCCCAACTGCGATTGACAGAAGATGAGCAGGAGACGATAACGCTGGAGGATGTTATTGATGAAAACGCAGAGGAGAAGGCTGAGCTGAGCCTT CTTGATAAGAACAGAATCTTGCGTGATGGCCCTTGGAATTTTGACAAACAACTGATCCTCTTCGAACCTATGTCGGGAAATATGCAGCCTAATAATATGGTTCTAAATTATTGCCCAGTCTGGGTTAGAATCTATAATCTACCGATGAATTGTAGAGGTAGGGCAGCAGTTAGCAAGATTGGTTCAAAACTTGGGAAAATTGTGGAGGTGGATGGTAACAGTGGAGATTGCAACAGATATGGTAGAGTGAGGGTCAATTTGGATGTTTCAAAACCAATGATAAGAGGAACAAAGGTAATCAATCCTCTTGGAGAGCAATGCTGGATTCCGTTCAAATACGAACGGCTCCAAAATTTTTGTTATTGGTGCGGGATGTTGGATCACCTTGTTGCGGATTGTGAAGAAAAACCGAGGGAGACTGAGGTGTCCGATTGGCCATATGGTCCAGGGCTACGAGCAACTCCATGCAAAAGGAGTTTGATGGGTAATAGACAATACACCAAACCGGTTCTTAGGGATTTGGCTGGACAGACAATGTCAGGATCCCACTCTGATAACGGGGAGGGCGAAAGGGCAGCTAGAAGGAGTTTAAACCTAAACGATAATACGGTTGTTGACAGTGCTGTTAGGGTTAATTTCTTACCACAACAGCAAGTTGTTAACCACGTGCATGGGGAAGGTGATGACATTATCCAAGCTGTTTTGAATGAAGATGGGGGAGGTATAGCAGATGGCCTTGTGGAAGTTTGTGTTCAACAAATACAACCTGGGGAAGGCAGCAGGGGTAACGTGAAGAAAGTTGCTGCTGGTGTGCAACCcaatgctgaaaagaaacatgGGAAGGAGGGCTCATGGACCCGAAGTAAAGTTATCAAAACTGCAGGTCCATCAGATAAGGAAGGAACAAAGAAGAAACTGCCAACCAAAAGAGACCGAAGCATGACAGTGGGGGAGGATTCGATAGACCTTTTCTCAAAGAAATTCAGAGATGGGTTATCAGATCagtttgaaaatattgagataTCGGTGGAGACTGGAGAACAGTCTCGCCGGACGCAATGA
- the LOC126672224 gene encoding uncharacterized protein LOC126672224, protein MNKMFEGLTCLEVYIDDVVVKSPSNAAHLADLKQGFARIRSNGLKMNPLKCTFGVSAGNFLGFLVHQRGVEGNDNDQFVWTPEQQQVFDELKAYLVKPPTMMPPKPNQPLLLYILAAPQSLGCMLAQEDQGVERSVYYLSRALTDTETRYSDIEKLCLCLYFTCCKLRYYMLPVVVYVLAQTDIIKYILSRPYLRNRMGKWAVAMSEFTLVYVPQKAVKGQVLADFLSDHPGVNIKEGIGCMELHPWKLWFDGSRTEKGAGAGIVIISPSGARFTMSCSLAFKCTNNQAEYEALILGLEILMELGAKSIQVWGDSLLVIKQVSGEYKCESELLIRYCNKAKHLIGGFSDTWL, encoded by the exons ATGAACAAAATGTTTGAAGGGTTAACATGTCTGGAGGTGTATATCGACGACGTTGTCGTAAAATCGCCGAGCAACGCGGCTCACCTGGCCGATCTGAAACAAGGTTTTGCGCGGATCCGAAGCAACGGTTTGAAGATGAATCCATTAAAATGCACCTTTGGGGTATCAGCTGGGAatttcttgggtttcttggttcaccagcggggggTAGAG GGAAATGATAACGACCAGTTTGTGTGGACCCCTGAACAACAACAAGTGTTTGATGAGTTGAAAGCATACTTAGTAAAACCACCGACTATGATGCCGCCAAAGCCGAATCAGCCTTTGTTACTGTATATATTAGCAGCTCCCCAATCTTTGGGATGTATGCTGGCACAGGAAGACCAAGGTGTTGAAAGATCGGTTTACTATCTCAGTAGAGCCTTGACCGATACTGAAACACGATACTCAGACATCGAAAAACTTTGCCTTTGTTTGTATTTCACGTGCTGTAAGTTGAGATATTACATGTTACCAGTGGTGGTTTATGTCCTAGCACAAACCGACATCATAAAATACATTCTATCCCGACCGTATCTCAGGAATCGGATGGGAAAGTGGGCGGTGGCAATGTCAGAATTCACGCTCGTGTATGTGCCTCAGAAAGCAGTTAAGGGACAAGTCCTTGCCGATTTTCTGTCGGACCACCCAGGAGTCAACATAAAAGAGGGAATCGGCTGCATGGAACTACATCCTTGGAAATTATGGTTTGACGGATCAAGAACAGAAAAGGGTGCCGGAGCAGGAATCGTCATTATCTCGCCCTCGGGGGCACGGTTTACAATGTCTTGTTCTTTGGCATTCAAGTGTACCAACAACCAAGCCGAGTATGAAGCTCTCATTTTAGGTTTAGAAATCTTGATGGAGCTGGGGGCAAAATCAATCCAAGTCTGGGGTGATTCACTGTTAGTGATAAAACAAGTCTCCGGAGAATACAAGTGCGAGTCGGAACTCTTGATCCGATATTGCAACAAGGCTAAGCATCTTATTGGCGGTTTCTCAGATACATGGTTATAA
- the LOC126671268 gene encoding uncharacterized protein LOC126671268 isoform X1, with amino-acid sequence MANANAFFILVCIFSLLILVSAAYTERNKSTGTWINHGGDIYNRRFAVNETKISPKTVSNLKLKWKFFAGKDITATPAIFDGTVYFPSWNGYIYAVKVSDGTLVWKKNLQKLTGLKPTGFVAVVNWTVSRSTPTIGEDDDLVIIGIYGPAVVVGVERLTGKLVWSTLLDSHPAAVITMSGSYYKGRGFYVGTSSLEEGDAIEECCTFRGSFSKLDIKSGTILWQTFMLPNNHNNLKQYAGAAIWGSSPAIDIARNLVYIATGNLYSAPFHVQQCQAKKNNQTIPTHTDECIEPENHSNSFLALNLDSGKIVWYHQLGGYDVWFFACNNMSTANCPVGPSPDADFGEAPMMLSIYVNGSKLDVVAAAQKSGFVWTLSRDDGTLIWSTEAGPGGLVGGGIWGAATDEKRIYTNIANSDAKNFTLKPSLKNTTAGGWVAMDANNGKILWSTPNPSNATASGPVTVANDVVFAGSTHGTGPIYAMNARDGEILWSYKTGATVYGGLSVSNGCIYVGHGYSLGLGSFANYTSGSSLFAFCV; translated from the exons ATGGCAAACGCTAATGCTTTCTTTATTTTAGTGTGCATATTTTCTCTCCTAATTCTTGTGTCTGCTGCATATACAGAA AGAAACAAATCTACAGGGACTTGGATTAACCATGGAGGAGACATATACAACAGAAGATTCGCCGTAAATGAGACCAAGATCAGTCCCAAAACTGTTTCCAATCTAAAGCTGAAATGGAAATTCTTTGCCGGAAAAGATATAACAGCAACGCCTGCAATTTTCGACGGTACGGTTTATTTTCCGAGCTGGAACGGATACATATATGCAGTCAAAGTGTCTGATGGAACTCTTGTTTGGAAAAAGAATTTGCAAAAACTGACTGGACTTAAACCAACTGGGTTTGTTGCGGTGGTAAATTGGACTGTGTCGAGATCGACTCCGACGATCGGAGAAGATGATGATTTGGTTATAATCGGAATATATGGTCCTGCTGTTGTTGTTGGTGTTGAACGTTTGACAGGGAAGCTTGTTTGGTCAACTTTGCTTGATAGTCATCCTGCTGCTGTTATTACTATGTCTGGTTCTTACTACAAAGG CAGGGGTTTCTACGTTGGTACATCTTCACTAGAAGAAGGCGACGCCATTGAAGAATGTTGCACCTTCCGTGGCAGCTTCTCCAAATTAGACATAAAATCAGGGACCATTCTATGGCAAACTTTCATGTTACCAAACAACCACAACAATCTCAAACAGTACGCCGGAGCAGCCATATGGGGAAGCAGTCCGGCCATCGACATAGCCAGAAACTTGGTGTACATTGCCACCGGTAATCTATACTCCGCACCGTTTCACGTTCAACAATGCCAAGCAAAAAAGAATAACCAGACCATACCAACTCATACAGACGAGTGCATAGAGCCTGAAAACCATTCAAATTCCTTTCTAGCGCTTAATTTAGATTCTGGGAAGATCGTGTGGTATCATCAACTTGGTGGCTATGATGTTTGGTTTTTTGCTTGTAATAATATGTCGACGGCTAATTGCCCGGTCGGACCGAGTCCTGACGCTGATTTCGGAGAGGCGCCGATGATGCTTAGTATATATGTTAATGGTAGCAAGCTAGATGTGGTTGCTGCTGCTCAGAAAAGTGGATTTGTTTGGACTTTGAGCCGTGACGATGGTACCCTCATCTGGTCTACG GAAGCTGGACCGGGTGGGTTGGTTGGAGGAGGCATTTGGGGAGCAGCAACAGATGAGAAACGAATCTACACAAACATTGCCAACTCCGACGCCAAGAATTTCACTCTGAAGCCATCTCTCAAAAACACAACCGCCGGTGGCTGGGTGGCAATGGATGCTAATAACGGAAAAATACTATGGTCCACTCCCAATCCAAGCAATGCTACCGCCTCCGGCCCCGTCACTGTAGCCAACGACGTCGTTTTCGCAGGATCGACACACGGAACAGGACCCATATATGCTATGAATGCAAGAGATGGAGAAATATTATGGTCATATAAAACTGGAGCTACTGTGTATGGGGGGTTGTCTGTGAGCAATGGATGCATTTACGTAGGGCATGGATATTCCTTAGGTCTTGGAAGTTTTGCAAATTATACCTCTGGATCCTCCCTCTTTGCCTTCTGTGTTTGA
- the LOC126671268 gene encoding uncharacterized protein LOC126671268 isoform X2, whose translation MANANAFFILVCIFSLLILVSAAYTERNKSTGTWINHGGDIYNRRFAVNETKISPKTVSNLKLKWKFFAGKDITATPAIFDGTVYFPSWNGYIYAVKVSDGTLVWKKNLQKLTGLKPTGFVAVVNWTVSRSTPTIGEDDDLVIIGIYGPAVVVGVERLTGKLVWSTLLDSHPAAVITMSGSYYKGGFYVGTSSLEEGDAIEECCTFRGSFSKLDIKSGTILWQTFMLPNNHNNLKQYAGAAIWGSSPAIDIARNLVYIATGNLYSAPFHVQQCQAKKNNQTIPTHTDECIEPENHSNSFLALNLDSGKIVWYHQLGGYDVWFFACNNMSTANCPVGPSPDADFGEAPMMLSIYVNGSKLDVVAAAQKSGFVWTLSRDDGTLIWSTEAGPGGLVGGGIWGAATDEKRIYTNIANSDAKNFTLKPSLKNTTAGGWVAMDANNGKILWSTPNPSNATASGPVTVANDVVFAGSTHGTGPIYAMNARDGEILWSYKTGATVYGGLSVSNGCIYVGHGYSLGLGSFANYTSGSSLFAFCV comes from the exons ATGGCAAACGCTAATGCTTTCTTTATTTTAGTGTGCATATTTTCTCTCCTAATTCTTGTGTCTGCTGCATATACAGAA AGAAACAAATCTACAGGGACTTGGATTAACCATGGAGGAGACATATACAACAGAAGATTCGCCGTAAATGAGACCAAGATCAGTCCCAAAACTGTTTCCAATCTAAAGCTGAAATGGAAATTCTTTGCCGGAAAAGATATAACAGCAACGCCTGCAATTTTCGACGGTACGGTTTATTTTCCGAGCTGGAACGGATACATATATGCAGTCAAAGTGTCTGATGGAACTCTTGTTTGGAAAAAGAATTTGCAAAAACTGACTGGACTTAAACCAACTGGGTTTGTTGCGGTGGTAAATTGGACTGTGTCGAGATCGACTCCGACGATCGGAGAAGATGATGATTTGGTTATAATCGGAATATATGGTCCTGCTGTTGTTGTTGGTGTTGAACGTTTGACAGGGAAGCTTGTTTGGTCAACTTTGCTTGATAGTCATCCTGCTGCTGTTATTACTATGTCTGGTTCTTACTACAAAGG GGGTTTCTACGTTGGTACATCTTCACTAGAAGAAGGCGACGCCATTGAAGAATGTTGCACCTTCCGTGGCAGCTTCTCCAAATTAGACATAAAATCAGGGACCATTCTATGGCAAACTTTCATGTTACCAAACAACCACAACAATCTCAAACAGTACGCCGGAGCAGCCATATGGGGAAGCAGTCCGGCCATCGACATAGCCAGAAACTTGGTGTACATTGCCACCGGTAATCTATACTCCGCACCGTTTCACGTTCAACAATGCCAAGCAAAAAAGAATAACCAGACCATACCAACTCATACAGACGAGTGCATAGAGCCTGAAAACCATTCAAATTCCTTTCTAGCGCTTAATTTAGATTCTGGGAAGATCGTGTGGTATCATCAACTTGGTGGCTATGATGTTTGGTTTTTTGCTTGTAATAATATGTCGACGGCTAATTGCCCGGTCGGACCGAGTCCTGACGCTGATTTCGGAGAGGCGCCGATGATGCTTAGTATATATGTTAATGGTAGCAAGCTAGATGTGGTTGCTGCTGCTCAGAAAAGTGGATTTGTTTGGACTTTGAGCCGTGACGATGGTACCCTCATCTGGTCTACG GAAGCTGGACCGGGTGGGTTGGTTGGAGGAGGCATTTGGGGAGCAGCAACAGATGAGAAACGAATCTACACAAACATTGCCAACTCCGACGCCAAGAATTTCACTCTGAAGCCATCTCTCAAAAACACAACCGCCGGTGGCTGGGTGGCAATGGATGCTAATAACGGAAAAATACTATGGTCCACTCCCAATCCAAGCAATGCTACCGCCTCCGGCCCCGTCACTGTAGCCAACGACGTCGTTTTCGCAGGATCGACACACGGAACAGGACCCATATATGCTATGAATGCAAGAGATGGAGAAATATTATGGTCATATAAAACTGGAGCTACTGTGTATGGGGGGTTGTCTGTGAGCAATGGATGCATTTACGTAGGGCATGGATATTCCTTAGGTCTTGGAAGTTTTGCAAATTATACCTCTGGATCCTCCCTCTTTGCCTTCTGTGTTTGA